TAGACAGATACTTTGATAGGTTAAGTCTTAAAGTAACACATGATGGTTCCGCAAAACAACTTATATATCCAAGATCTGAAATCAAGGAACCATCAATAGATTTACAGTCTTCACGCAAGATGTTTTACCAAGAAGTAGCGTTTGTTGCGGATGACTGGACGGATGTCCACAGAAAGTACGATGACAGGAGGTCATTCCATAGGTTTCTTCGGTTGTTAGAAAAAACTGGCCTGGACAAGTATGCACTCAATGAGGTATGCAACTTTTGTTTACCTTGCATCTCTCTGCCTTTATTTCAATTTCAGGTCTcgtgattttgtcatattttaattGGTACAGGATATCATCAGTATTATTAACCAGCCAAATAGACGGTTGTCTCTTGAGGCGTCGCCAGATGATGTGGCTGCAAATGAATGCTATGGTGGAAGCTTATTGTTGATTCAACTTATGCAAAGAATTCGTTCAGAATCTGGCGATGATTTCAAGCGTGAGCAGGTAATTAATATTTATTGCTCGAAATGGCATCTTGGTGTAGGATGTGATTTGACATATTTTTTATGACCGGCATGTCCTTGTCTCTTCATAGGCTGGGTTGTTGGAGTCTTTCCTCGATCACCTCATCAAGATACAACAGGAGCAGCGGTTTGTGGCATATAGTTTCTCTGAGCACCTGGAACAATTGAGAAAATCTGATGCagttgatgatgatggagatAGGCACAAGTGTCCCTTTATTCTTTCCGAGCACACCTTGGACTCCTATATGTGGCAACAAAAGGTAAGTCTTTATCCTGCTGAATCATAAAGTATATTTGCTAATTACGTATTACTTAACCTTGTTTTGACATTTCAGCACATATTCGATAGTCTATATATCATGTCACGTGAATCGGCTTGGTTGCTGAAGAAATTCAAGAATTCCCACAAGATTCTTGATATCATCTTGGTTTTTATGTCaaagttcaagaaaacaaaggtACGTAAGATTGTACATatatttccttttttttcaaAACAAGGTTAAGATTGAGCCATTGGATGTTATAAATTATTAGGatccttattttttattattgaGTTTCTGTTCTAGGAATCGTTGGATCAGTATCTTCTCGATGAATGTTGCCGCCTTAATGAGCATCAAATTCAATTGGTTATGAaaaataatgaaatattagatgatTTTGGAGGGTGCATAAAAAATCTCCAAGAGAAAGTCGTTGAAAGAAAATCTGTGGCGGAAATGTTGCTTGGATGTTTTGTAGATGTAGTTAATATGTACTACAACCGTGCAGAGCGGGGCTATCTTCCCGGGGACACCTATTCTTTCCTCCAATGTTCGTTTTCTGAGGCTGCCAAGAAAACATCAGAGATGATAAATGAAGCAGTAGAGAAACTAATTTCAGTCAGGCATTCTGATCTTACTGCCGGAGGCTCTCCACTTGGATGTATAGCTTTGTGGAGAATTCTATTTGAATCATCTCTAATTAATCTACGGATGGATCATATATGTAAAAACTACAGTGAAACAGTCAAACTCGGGGTACGTAACGCATTATTTTCTCACCGGTTATACCTTAATCATGATCCCATCAAAATTATTCCAATTTTAATTCCATTAAAATTATACCAATTGAATATATTACAGGTTAAACCGTTAGACACTGCCACAAACAATCAACTGGATCAAATTAGGCTGTCGATTAATAAACTATTGATAGTTGGGGAAAGCGTCCTGGTTGAATTCATAGCCATGCACAAAACGGTATATACTCTATCTCCATGTCCTTCTGCTTGCAATATTCTAGGTACGATTGTGGTTTTGTGTTTTGATACCTGTTTAGCTATCTGcgagtttgtaagactgataatgcGTGCTTTTGAATGGCAGGTGGCAGAAGTTTCTTATATGCTAGGAGATGCTTTTACAACTGGTGGCGCGCATCCTGGAACTTCAAGCAAGCATGTTGACCATTTAATGGATTTCAGTCTCGATGATTTTCCTTGGGATA
This is a stretch of genomic DNA from Papaver somniferum cultivar HN1 chromosome 1, ASM357369v1, whole genome shotgun sequence. It encodes these proteins:
- the LOC113340127 gene encoding midasin-like; this translates as MFYQEVAFVADDWTDVHRKYDDRRSFHRFLRLLEKTGLDKYALNEDIISIINQPNRRLSLEASPDDVAANECYGGSLLLIQLMQRIRSESGDDFKREQAGLLESFLDHLIKIQQEQRFVAYSFSEHLEQLRKSDAVDDDGDRHKCPFILSEHTLDSYMWQQKHIFDSLYIMSRESAWLLKKFKNSHKILDIILVFMSKFKKTKESLDQYLLDECCRLNEHQIQLVMKNNEILDDFGGCIKNLQEKVVERKSVAEMLLGCFVDVVNMYYNRAERGYLPGDTYSFLQCSFSEAAKKTSEMINEAVEKLISVRHSDLTAGGSPLGCIALWRILFESSLINLRMDHICKNYSETVKLGVKPLDTATNNQLDQIRLSINKLLIVGESVLVEFIAMHKTVAEVSYMLGDAFTTGGAHPGTSSKHVDHLMDFSLDDFPWDKHTIRDYFKIDLDGHRTWKWIQANPDYLEWDAGGLRGDI